The Gordonibacter urolithinfaciens genome contains a region encoding:
- a CDS encoding putative hydro-lyase, which produces MLNAPEPAKPEGVADEVWAQMLAASPVEARRLIRSGAFTAPTSGLCPGYAQANLIVLPREQAYDFLLFAQRNPKPCPLLEVTETGAREATICATDCDIATDFPRYRIYEHGQLTAEVENVEDYWRDDLVSFVIGCSFSFESELIEAGIEIRHNTMGCNVPMYLTGVPCTPAGSMSGNMVMSMRPIPYNQVVKAVQISGAIPKVHGAPIHIGNPAAIGVRDLAHPEFGDPVEIRDGEVPVFWACGVTPQSIVMNSKPPFAITHAPGCMLITDTKNIDLKE; this is translated from the coding sequence ATGTTGAATGCTCCGGAACCTGCCAAGCCCGAGGGCGTTGCCGACGAGGTTTGGGCCCAGATGCTTGCCGCGTCGCCGGTGGAGGCGCGTCGGCTGATCCGCTCGGGCGCGTTCACGGCGCCGACGAGCGGCCTGTGCCCCGGCTATGCGCAGGCGAACCTCATCGTGCTGCCGCGCGAGCAGGCCTACGACTTCCTGCTGTTCGCGCAGCGCAACCCCAAGCCTTGCCCGCTGCTCGAGGTCACCGAGACGGGCGCGCGCGAGGCCACCATCTGCGCCACCGACTGTGACATCGCCACCGACTTCCCGCGCTATCGCATCTACGAGCACGGCCAGCTGACAGCCGAGGTGGAGAACGTCGAGGACTACTGGCGCGACGACCTGGTGTCGTTCGTCATCGGCTGCTCGTTCTCGTTCGAGAGCGAGCTCATCGAGGCCGGCATCGAGATCCGGCACAACACCATGGGCTGCAACGTGCCCATGTACCTCACCGGCGTGCCGTGCACGCCCGCCGGCAGCATGTCCGGCAACATGGTCATGTCGATGCGCCCCATCCCGTATAACCAGGTGGTGAAGGCGGTGCAGATCTCCGGCGCCATCCCCAAGGTGCATGGCGCGCCCATCCACATCGGCAACCCTGCGGCCATCGGCGTGCGCGACCTGGCCCACCCCGAGTTCGGCGACCCGGTGGAGATCCGCGACGGCGAGGTGCCCGTGTTCTGGGCGTGCGGCGTCACGCCCCAGTCCATCGTCATGAACAGCAAGCCACCGTTCGCCATCACCCACGCCCCGGGATGCATGCTCATCACCGACACGAAGAACATCGACCTGAAAGAATAG
- a CDS encoding bifunctional diguanylate cyclase/phosphodiesterase, whose protein sequence is MGGGREKLAMTHVPDRPAPSSLVSEGDSVLVDTLRLSVSKHKVDEHFTLVWANRYYYDFIGYPKDEYEALFHNRPDLYFADNPEDFAVIAEHVTEAFEKNTGGYECIAGLNVKGGHKWVKFASTFLDEYVDGYQLSYTTMTDVTDLVEARQHLEEANEELERLAFVDPVTEGFNQTRFDLTARHAIDRAEPGAYALVALDLKKFKLLNEIQGTESGDMVLRYVYDCLRAHLDGDECVGRINADAFNVLMRNEDQQAVYERIGGMVQDVNRFNVDAERPYFLSFTVGVYPIDDTSLPMTLVRDRANVARGSSKEASNARHFTCVFYSDVDRQNLLSEQDMENRMHGALERGEFVAYFQPKQRLADGSIGGAEALVRWIDPARGLVPPDDFVPYFERNGFIINVDLCVFEQVCALLASWIEQGRQPVPISVNMSRAHLREQDFLTPYEQIRARYGVPASLIEFELTETLVFGDPETFMGVIDLLHARGYRCSLDDFGSGYSSLNVLKDVDIDTMKLDRAFFSAGDDAGQREWDVVESVVDLAKKLDLGTVAEGVEEPGQAARLRAINCDMLQGYVFSRPVPVAEFEQMLFGA, encoded by the coding sequence ATGGGCGGAGGCAGAGAGAAGCTCGCGATGACGCACGTTCCCGATCGTCCGGCCCCTTCGTCGCTCGTGAGCGAGGGCGACAGCGTTCTTGTGGACACGCTTCGCCTGAGCGTGAGCAAGCACAAGGTTGATGAGCACTTCACGCTCGTGTGGGCCAACCGCTACTACTACGACTTCATCGGCTATCCCAAAGACGAGTACGAGGCGCTGTTTCATAATCGGCCCGATCTCTACTTCGCGGACAATCCCGAGGACTTTGCCGTCATTGCCGAGCATGTGACGGAGGCTTTCGAGAAGAACACGGGTGGATACGAGTGCATCGCCGGGCTGAACGTGAAGGGCGGCCATAAATGGGTGAAATTCGCCTCGACGTTCCTCGACGAGTACGTGGACGGCTACCAGCTGTCCTACACCACCATGACCGACGTGACCGACCTGGTGGAGGCGCGGCAACATCTGGAGGAAGCGAACGAGGAGCTGGAACGGCTCGCGTTCGTTGACCCCGTGACGGAGGGCTTCAACCAAACGCGGTTCGACCTGACCGCCCGCCATGCCATCGACCGGGCCGAGCCGGGGGCCTACGCCCTGGTGGCGCTGGATCTGAAGAAGTTCAAGCTGCTCAACGAGATACAGGGCACGGAAAGCGGCGACATGGTGCTGCGTTATGTGTACGATTGCCTGCGCGCGCATCTCGACGGGGACGAATGCGTGGGCCGCATCAACGCCGACGCCTTCAACGTGCTCATGCGCAACGAGGACCAGCAGGCCGTGTACGAGCGCATCGGCGGCATGGTCCAGGACGTCAACCGCTTCAACGTGGATGCGGAGCGGCCGTACTTCCTCTCGTTCACGGTGGGCGTGTACCCCATCGACGACACGAGCCTGCCCATGACGCTTGTGCGCGACCGGGCGAACGTCGCGCGCGGCTCCAGCAAGGAAGCGTCGAATGCGCGCCATTTCACCTGCGTGTTCTACAGCGATGTCGACCGCCAGAATTTGCTGTCCGAGCAGGACATGGAGAACCGCATGCACGGCGCGCTCGAGCGGGGCGAGTTCGTGGCATACTTCCAGCCCAAGCAACGCCTGGCCGACGGCTCCATCGGGGGTGCCGAGGCGCTCGTGAGGTGGATCGACCCGGCGCGCGGTCTCGTGCCGCCCGACGACTTCGTGCCGTACTTCGAGCGCAACGGCTTCATCATCAACGTTGACCTGTGCGTGTTCGAGCAGGTGTGCGCCCTGCTGGCCTCGTGGATCGAGCAGGGGCGGCAGCCGGTGCCCATCTCGGTGAACATGTCCCGCGCGCACCTGCGCGAGCAGGATTTTCTCACCCCCTACGAGCAGATCCGCGCACGCTACGGCGTGCCGGCATCGCTCATCGAGTTCGAATTGACCGAGACGTTGGTGTTCGGCGATCCCGAGACGTTCATGGGCGTTATCGACCTGCTGCACGCGCGCGGTTACCGCTGCTCGCTCGACGACTTCGGCAGCGGGTACTCGTCGCTCAACGTGCTGAAGGACGTGGACATAGACACGATGAAGCTCGACCGCGCGTTCTTCTCGGCCGGCGACGATGCCGGCCAGCGCGAATGGGACGTGGTGGAGTCGGTGGTGGACCTGGCGAAGAAGCTGGATTTGGGCACGGTGGCCGAAGGCGTCGAGGAACCCGGTCAGGCGGCTCGCCTGCGCGCCATCAACTGCGATATGCTGCAGGGCTACGTGTTCTCACGTCCCGTACCGGTGGCCGAGTTCGAGCAGATGCTGTTCGGCGCGTAA
- a CDS encoding biotin-dependent carboxyltransferase family protein produces MGLVVRKPGVYTSIQDNGRFGYQGSGFSTNGVMDRRAYVIANLLVENDPNAPVLEFALAGPLLRFTTKTIIAITGADFGATIDGEPAPRYTALMVKRGSILRFGAAKTGCYGYLAIAGGSVRIPEIMGSRSTNLKCEFGGWKGRTLMTGDYLPFVTKGVDFLPNLGSHRLDAGNDDAFYGFANDEVLVRVVPGPQEDLFTEEGIEAFYSQTYTTTAKCDRMGYRLDGPEIETRNGSDIISDGIAFGAVQVPSHGRPIVMLADRQTTGGYAKIGTIATVDIPKLVQRPPGSRVRFEPVTVQQAQELLRQEARQFEMLALKVRRPSADGISPRRTARRLTPILERQAAKTQADTLWIDRANRAERVGSRNAL; encoded by the coding sequence ATGGGCCTCGTCGTCAGAAAACCCGGCGTGTACACGTCGATCCAAGACAACGGCCGCTTCGGCTACCAAGGCAGCGGCTTTTCCACGAACGGCGTTATGGACCGCCGCGCCTACGTCATTGCCAACTTGCTGGTAGAGAACGACCCGAACGCCCCCGTGCTGGAGTTCGCGCTGGCCGGCCCCCTTTTGCGCTTCACCACCAAGACGATCATCGCCATCACGGGCGCCGACTTCGGCGCAACCATCGACGGGGAGCCCGCCCCGCGCTACACGGCCCTCATGGTGAAGCGAGGCTCCATCCTGCGCTTCGGCGCCGCGAAGACGGGCTGCTACGGCTACCTGGCCATCGCGGGCGGCAGCGTGCGCATACCCGAGATCATGGGCAGCCGCTCCACGAACCTGAAGTGCGAGTTCGGCGGCTGGAAGGGGCGCACGCTCATGACGGGCGACTACCTCCCGTTCGTCACCAAGGGCGTGGACTTCCTGCCGAATTTAGGCTCGCACCGCCTCGATGCGGGCAACGATGACGCCTTCTACGGCTTCGCAAATGACGAGGTGCTCGTGCGCGTGGTGCCCGGGCCGCAGGAGGACCTGTTCACCGAAGAGGGCATCGAGGCATTCTACAGCCAAACCTACACCACCACCGCTAAGTGCGACCGCATGGGATACCGCCTGGACGGCCCGGAGATCGAGACGAGGAACGGGTCTGACATCATTTCGGACGGCATCGCGTTCGGCGCCGTGCAGGTGCCCTCGCACGGGCGGCCCATCGTCATGCTGGCCGACCGCCAGACCACCGGCGGGTACGCGAAGATCGGCACCATCGCCACCGTGGACATACCGAAGCTCGTGCAGCGCCCGCCGGGAAGCCGCGTGCGCTTCGAACCCGTGACGGTCCAGCAGGCCCAAGAGCTGCTGCGCCAGGAGGCCCGCCAGTTCGAGATGCTGGCGCTGAAGGTGCGCCGTCCCAGCGCCGACGGCATATCGCCCCGCCGCACGGCCCGCCGCCTCACGCCCATCTTGGAGCGCCAAGCAGCGAAGACGCAGGCCGACACGCTGTGGATCGACCGCGCGAACCGCGCCGAGCGGGTGGGGAGCCGCAACGCGCTGTAA
- a CDS encoding DUF2871 domain-containing protein encodes MKRLINTALVYLIAGAAAGVFFREFTKLSGFAGQTALGFMHPHLLALGFLVFLIATLFALASDFTGDRLFKPFYLVYNIGLVITAGMMLVRGVAQVTGTVLPLPDAALSGIAGIGHIMVGVGLVLLVIMFKRVVNRKAAAARA; translated from the coding sequence ATGAAGCGCCTCATCAACACGGCCCTCGTCTACCTCATTGCCGGTGCGGCCGCCGGCGTGTTCTTCCGCGAGTTCACGAAGCTCTCCGGCTTCGCCGGGCAGACCGCGCTCGGGTTCATGCATCCGCACCTGCTGGCGCTCGGCTTCCTCGTGTTCCTTATCGCCACGCTGTTCGCCCTCGCCAGCGACTTCACCGGCGACCGGCTGTTCAAGCCGTTCTACCTCGTATACAACATCGGGCTGGTCATCACGGCTGGCATGATGCTCGTGCGCGGGGTGGCGCAGGTGACGGGCACGGTCCTGCCGCTGCCCGACGCGGCCCTGTCCGGGATTGCGGGCATCGGCCATATCATGGTGGGCGTGGGGCTGGTGCTGCTCGTGATCATGTTCAAGCGCGTCGTCAACCGCAAGGCGGCCGCCGCGCGCGCTTAG
- a CDS encoding sulfite exporter TauE/SafE family protein, whose translation MEKALFLAAFFFAYTVQAVTGFAGNIFAMPVGTTLLGLSPTVSILNAMGFFACGLLAVLNIKHVNWREFGKIIAVMIVFMVVGIWLDTLMPLHVLLKIYGAVIVFIGAKNLIFTRQKFLPEWALWIILALAGLIQGMFVSGGALLVIYAVQKLRDQQEFRITLSLIWTVLNFIYACIAFQQGHFTGDVVQIIVMCIPLAIVATVLGNKLQKKISREKFLKLTYVLLLFIGVVLLVTS comes from the coding sequence ATGGAAAAAGCACTGTTTCTTGCGGCGTTCTTCTTTGCCTACACCGTGCAGGCGGTCACGGGTTTTGCCGGCAACATATTCGCCATGCCTGTGGGCACCACGCTCTTGGGGTTGAGCCCCACCGTATCTATCTTGAACGCGATGGGCTTCTTCGCCTGCGGCCTCTTGGCCGTGCTGAACATCAAGCACGTGAACTGGCGCGAGTTCGGCAAGATCATCGCCGTCATGATCGTGTTCATGGTGGTGGGCATCTGGCTGGATACGCTCATGCCGCTGCATGTGCTGCTGAAGATATACGGCGCCGTGATCGTGTTCATCGGCGCGAAGAACCTCATCTTCACCCGCCAGAAGTTCCTGCCGGAGTGGGCGCTGTGGATCATCCTGGCGCTGGCGGGCCTCATCCAAGGCATGTTCGTGTCGGGCGGCGCGCTGCTGGTGATTTACGCCGTGCAGAAGCTGCGCGACCAGCAGGAGTTCCGCATCACGCTCTCTCTCATCTGGACGGTGCTGAACTTCATCTACGCGTGCATCGCGTTCCAGCAAGGGCACTTCACGGGCGACGTCGTGCAGATCATCGTCATGTGCATCCCATTGGCCATCGTGGCCACCGTGCTGGGCAACAAGCTGCAGAAGAAGATCAGCCGCGAGAAGTTCCTGAAGCTCACGTACGTGCTGCTGCTGTTCATCGGCGTGGTGCTGCTGGTGACGTCATAG
- a CDS encoding LamB/YcsF family protein — MYRIDLNSDLGESFGRYTLGLDDQIIPLVSSANVACGQHAGDPMVMRDTVRMAADAGIAIGAHPGYPDLQGFGRRDMNLSPDEAYSYMLYQIGALQAFCAAAGVPLRHVKPHGQLYNHAAVDPELAAALAQAVRDVDDHLVLVGLANSALVDEGRKIGLVTAEEFFTDRNYTDEGKLVSRNDPAALIRNEEEAIERVKNAIRDGAILSVNGKLIDLHADTICVHGDSPTALAFVRRIREALEQDSIAIKPVGAR; from the coding sequence ATGTACCGTATCGACCTCAACAGCGACCTGGGCGAGAGCTTCGGGCGCTATACGCTCGGGCTCGACGACCAGATCATCCCGCTCGTTTCCAGCGCGAACGTTGCGTGCGGGCAGCATGCGGGCGACCCGATGGTCATGCGCGACACCGTACGCATGGCAGCGGATGCCGGCATAGCCATCGGCGCGCATCCCGGCTACCCCGACCTGCAGGGCTTCGGCCGCCGCGACATGAACCTGTCGCCCGACGAGGCTTACTCGTACATGCTGTACCAGATAGGCGCGCTGCAAGCGTTCTGCGCCGCCGCCGGCGTCCCGCTTCGGCACGTGAAGCCGCACGGCCAGCTGTACAACCATGCCGCCGTGGACCCGGAGCTTGCCGCCGCGCTCGCCCAGGCGGTGCGCGACGTGGACGATCACCTGGTGCTGGTGGGCCTAGCGAACAGCGCGCTCGTGGACGAGGGGCGAAAGATCGGCCTGGTCACCGCCGAGGAGTTCTTCACCGACCGCAACTATACGGACGAGGGCAAGCTGGTGAGCCGCAACGACCCCGCCGCGCTCATCCGCAACGAGGAGGAAGCTATCGAGCGGGTGAAGAACGCCATCCGCGACGGCGCCATCCTCTCCGTGAACGGCAAGCTCATCGACCTGCATGCCGACACGATCTGCGTGCACGGCGACTCCCCTACCGCCCTCGCCTTCGTGCGCCGCATCCGCGAGGCGCTGGAGCAGGATAGCATCGCCATCAAGCCGGTGGGCGCACGCTAG
- a CDS encoding universal stress protein, translated as MAQYQRIFAALDGASTQKAVAQRAVALAADNGARLLFGHVVDSVPNEANGADYEALCAEDVMRIEDELADELRAVRENPAIPSVDVQVRAGRVAETLAEQLIEPFAPDLVVCGERGLSNIKYVFVGSVSTYLIRNLRCDVLVVKQAGA; from the coding sequence ATGGCGCAGTACCAACGCATCTTCGCAGCACTCGACGGCGCATCCACGCAGAAGGCGGTGGCCCAGCGGGCTGTGGCGCTCGCGGCCGACAACGGGGCGCGGCTCCTGTTCGGCCACGTGGTAGACTCGGTTCCCAACGAGGCGAACGGGGCCGACTATGAAGCCCTGTGCGCGGAAGACGTCATGCGCATCGAGGACGAGCTCGCCGACGAGCTTCGCGCGGTGCGCGAGAACCCCGCCATCCCGTCCGTCGACGTGCAGGTGCGCGCGGGGCGCGTGGCCGAAACGCTGGCCGAGCAGCTTATCGAGCCCTTCGCGCCCGATTTGGTAGTGTGCGGCGAGCGCGGGCTCTCCAACATCAAGTACGTGTTCGTGGGCAGCGTGTCCACCTACCTCATCCGCAACCTGCGCTGCGACGTGCTGGTGGTTAAGCAGGCAGGGGCATAA
- the accB gene encoding acetyl-CoA carboxylase biotin carboxyl carrier protein, with translation MDTKAIEELIAIMDKAELTALRVDDGETKIELERSHGPLPSSALPLMADRVSALLAGKTESHEAAALEDVDKDSLLVRSPMVGMFYLSPSPDEDPFVKVGQEVLSGQTMAIVEAMKMMNEITAPAPGVVVEVLAANGTQVEYDQPLFRIATAEAR, from the coding sequence ATGGACACGAAAGCCATCGAAGAACTCATCGCCATCATGGACAAGGCCGAGCTCACGGCCCTGCGCGTGGACGACGGCGAGACGAAGATCGAGCTGGAGCGCAGCCACGGACCGCTGCCGTCGTCGGCCCTGCCGCTCATGGCCGACCGCGTGAGCGCGCTTCTGGCCGGCAAGACCGAGAGCCACGAGGCCGCGGCGCTCGAGGACGTGGACAAGGACTCGCTGCTGGTGCGCAGTCCCATGGTGGGCATGTTCTACCTGTCGCCCAGCCCCGACGAGGACCCGTTCGTCAAGGTGGGCCAAGAGGTGCTCTCCGGCCAGACCATGGCCATTGTGGAGGCCATGAAGATGATGAACGAGATAACGGCGCCCGCCCCCGGCGTGGTGGTGGAAGTGCTGGCCGCCAACGGGACGCAGGTGGAGTACGACCAGCCGCTGTTCCGCATCGCCACCGCAGAAGCGCGCTAG
- the accC gene encoding acetyl-CoA carboxylase biotin carboxylase subunit produces the protein MFEKILIANRGEIAVRIIRACRAMNIKTVAVYSTADKHALHVYLADESVCIGPPAARDSYLNIAAILSAAKGTGAQAIHPGYGFLSENSTFAKLCRENDIVFIGPAPEVIDRMGNKSQARKTMMEAGVPVVPGTKEPVHAPEEALAKARAVGWPIMIKASSGGGGKGMRVSLSEDDFCEQFSIAQRESVGAFGDNTMYLERCVLNPRHVEVQVIADTYGTVVALGERDCSVQRNHQKMIEESPSPALSAEVRAEMLDAAVRAAQAVGYTSAGTIEFLLDDQMNYYFMEMNTRVQVEHSVTEMVTGTDIVQEMIRVAAGDPLTFTQDDITYRGHAIECRVNAEQPERGFLPSPGTISQMHLPGGNGVRVDTAAFDGYEISPYYDSMIAKIIVHGRDRTEAIAKMRTALEEMVVVGVKTNLDFQYAIMENETFAAGAADTSFIDRFMKGEV, from the coding sequence ATGTTCGAGAAGATCCTCATAGCGAACCGCGGCGAGATAGCCGTGCGCATCATCCGCGCGTGCCGCGCCATGAACATCAAGACCGTGGCCGTGTACTCCACGGCCGACAAGCATGCGCTGCACGTGTACCTGGCCGACGAGAGCGTGTGCATCGGGCCGCCCGCGGCGCGCGACTCGTACCTGAACATCGCCGCCATCCTGTCCGCCGCGAAGGGCACCGGCGCGCAAGCCATCCATCCGGGCTACGGCTTCTTGTCCGAGAACTCCACGTTCGCGAAGCTGTGCCGCGAGAACGACATCGTGTTCATAGGCCCCGCGCCCGAGGTCATCGACCGCATGGGTAACAAGAGCCAGGCCCGCAAGACCATGATGGAGGCCGGCGTGCCCGTGGTGCCCGGCACGAAGGAGCCGGTGCATGCGCCAGAGGAGGCGCTTGCGAAGGCGCGTGCCGTGGGCTGGCCCATCATGATCAAGGCGTCGTCGGGCGGCGGCGGCAAGGGCATGCGCGTGAGCCTGTCCGAGGACGACTTCTGCGAGCAGTTCTCCATCGCGCAGCGCGAGAGCGTGGGCGCGTTCGGCGACAACACCATGTACCTGGAGCGCTGCGTGCTGAACCCGCGCCACGTGGAGGTGCAGGTCATCGCCGACACGTACGGCACCGTGGTGGCACTGGGCGAGCGCGACTGCTCCGTGCAGCGCAACCACCAGAAGATGATCGAGGAGAGCCCCTCCCCCGCGCTGTCCGCGGAGGTGCGCGCCGAGATGCTGGACGCTGCCGTGCGCGCGGCGCAGGCCGTGGGCTACACGTCGGCCGGCACGATAGAGTTCCTGCTGGACGACCAGATGAACTACTACTTCATGGAAATGAACACGCGCGTGCAGGTGGAGCATTCCGTGACCGAGATGGTCACGGGCACCGACATCGTGCAGGAGATGATCCGCGTGGCGGCGGGCGACCCGCTCACGTTCACGCAGGACGACATCACGTATCGCGGCCACGCCATCGAGTGCCGCGTGAACGCCGAGCAGCCCGAGCGCGGCTTCCTGCCGTCGCCCGGCACCATCTCCCAGATGCACCTGCCCGGCGGCAACGGCGTGCGCGTGGACACGGCTGCCTTCGACGGCTACGAGATCTCGCCCTACTACGATTCCATGATAGCCAAGATCATCGTGCACGGCCGCGACCGCACCGAGGCCATCGCCAAGATGCGCACCGCGCTGGAGGAGATGGTGGTGGTGGGCGTGAAGACGAACCTGGACTTCCAGTACGCCATCATGGAGAACGAGACGTTCGCCGCCGGCGCGGCGGACACCAGCTTCATCGACCGCTTCATGAAGGGCGAGGTGTAG
- the pxpB gene encoding 5-oxoprolinase subunit PxpB: MAGFSITIAGDSALNLEFAHAISPETSAMIRLAAENLTADPIEGITELVPTFCSLMVYYNPLAVTFDELSARLRGKLRDVGEADLSVRKIVQIPVCYGGEYGPDLANVAAHAGLTPQEVVNIHTAHDYLIDMLGFLPGFAYLGGLDERLHTPRLATPRTRIEPGSVGIGGAQTGIYPLASPGGWQIIGRTPLRPYDPDRTEPILYAAGEYLRFVPITADEYAAIEQQLAANTYEYQIFVEDE; encoded by the coding sequence ATGGCGGGATTCAGCATCACCATCGCCGGCGATTCGGCGCTCAACCTGGAGTTCGCACACGCGATCTCCCCGGAGACGAGCGCGATGATCCGCCTGGCCGCGGAGAACCTCACTGCCGACCCCATCGAGGGCATCACCGAGCTCGTGCCCACGTTCTGCTCGCTCATGGTGTACTACAACCCCCTGGCGGTCACGTTCGACGAGCTGTCCGCACGCCTGCGCGGGAAGCTGCGCGACGTGGGCGAGGCCGACCTCTCCGTGCGCAAGATCGTGCAGATACCCGTGTGCTACGGCGGCGAGTACGGTCCCGACCTGGCCAACGTGGCCGCGCATGCCGGGCTCACCCCGCAGGAGGTCGTGAACATCCACACCGCGCACGATTACCTCATAGACATGCTGGGATTCCTGCCCGGATTCGCGTACCTGGGCGGCCTCGACGAGCGCCTGCACACGCCGCGTCTCGCCACGCCGCGCACGCGCATCGAGCCCGGCAGCGTGGGCATCGGGGGCGCGCAGACGGGCATCTACCCGCTGGCCTCGCCCGGCGGCTGGCAGATCATCGGCCGCACGCCGCTGCGCCCTTACGACCCGGACCGCACCGAGCCCATTCTGTACGCGGCCGGCGAGTACCTGCGTTTCGTGCCCATCACAGCCGACGAGTACGCCGCCATAGAACAGCAGCTCGCAGCCAACACCTACGAGTACCAGATCTTCGTGGAGGACGAATAG
- a CDS encoding MarR family winged helix-turn-helix transcriptional regulator, with protein MTEATKTLAQLKKASKLTRLAFHKNGPKSYKRGQGALLNALLANDGTTQRELVKTMGMDRGDLKGIVKKAERNGYVTIEDCDAKHTYAVKLTDEGRKVAEKRVAANDKTAEDILDCLSADEVAQLNALTEKLILSCKDKGINGKKKGRKAHSCHCC; from the coding sequence ATGACCGAAGCAACCAAGACCCTGGCGCAGCTGAAGAAGGCCAGCAAGCTCACGCGCCTCGCGTTCCACAAGAACGGCCCGAAAAGCTACAAGCGCGGCCAGGGCGCCCTGCTGAACGCCCTGCTGGCGAACGACGGCACCACGCAGCGCGAGTTGGTGAAGACCATGGGTATGGACCGCGGCGACCTCAAGGGCATCGTGAAGAAGGCCGAGCGCAACGGCTACGTGACCATCGAGGACTGCGACGCGAAGCACACCTATGCCGTGAAGCTGACCGACGAGGGCCGCAAGGTGGCCGAGAAGCGCGTGGCCGCCAACGACAAGACGGCCGAGGATATCCTCGACTGCCTGTCCGCCGACGAGGTGGCCCAGCTGAACGCCCTTACCGAGAAGCTCATCCTGTCTTGCAAGGACAAGGGCATCAACGGCAAGAAGAAGGGCCGCAAAGCCCACAGCTGCCACTGCTGCTAG
- a CDS encoding PDDEXK nuclease domain-containing protein, with product MSYEEIASYESVFNDIKRVLEQGRRRAIAHVNHEMLVTYWNVGRIIVEHEQENPDRAEYGAATLKRLSRELTETYGKGFSRSNLQNMRLLYLDYPICQTLSGKLSWSHYCELLSISDPDKRRFYERECIEAGWSVRELKRQISTSLYERLIQSGSTWSMQRRLSPSNDEARVVQPADIIKDPYVFEFLGIPDDAPLPESELERALVTHIEKFLLELGQGFMFVGTQQRITLNNTHYHVDMVFYNKLLRAYVLIELKTSKLMPEAVGQINMYLNYYACEINDEFDNPPIGIILCTDKDAVTAEYALGGLQNTVFASRYVSHVPGKKQLIQQVESVLVDWGQSEGA from the coding sequence ATGTCTTATGAAGAAATCGCATCCTACGAGTCCGTTTTCAACGACATCAAGCGCGTGTTGGAACAGGGGCGTCGGCGTGCTATTGCGCACGTGAACCATGAGATGCTGGTCACGTACTGGAATGTCGGCCGCATCATAGTGGAACACGAGCAGGAAAACCCCGATCGCGCGGAGTACGGCGCTGCAACGCTCAAGCGGTTGTCTCGAGAATTGACCGAGACATACGGCAAGGGGTTCTCGCGCTCGAATCTGCAGAACATGCGCCTACTCTATCTGGATTATCCAATTTGCCAGACACTGTCTGGCAAATTGAGTTGGTCGCATTATTGCGAGCTTTTGAGCATCTCGGATCCTGACAAGCGGCGTTTCTACGAGCGAGAATGCATCGAAGCCGGATGGTCGGTACGTGAGCTCAAGCGACAGATATCGACATCGCTGTACGAGCGGCTGATCCAATCGGGCAGCACTTGGAGCATGCAGCGCAGGCTCTCCCCCTCGAACGACGAAGCCCGCGTCGTGCAACCCGCCGATATCATCAAGGATCCATACGTCTTCGAATTCCTGGGAATTCCCGACGACGCACCCCTCCCGGAGAGCGAGCTTGAACGAGCACTCGTCACCCATATTGAAAAATTCCTCCTTGAACTGGGTCAGGGCTTTATGTTCGTGGGCACGCAGCAGCGGATCACGCTCAACAACACTCACTACCATGTCGACATGGTCTTCTACAACAAGCTGCTCCGAGCATACGTGCTCATCGAGTTGAAAACCTCCAAGCTGATGCCGGAAGCGGTCGGGCAAATCAACATGTACCTGAACTACTATGCTTGCGAAATTAACGACGAGTTCGATAATCCTCCCATCGGCATCATCTTATGCACGGACAAAGACGCCGTCACAGCCGAATACGCGCTCGGAGGATTGCAGAACACCGTTTTCGCCTCGCGATACGTATCTCACGTACCCGGTAAAAAGCAGCTGATACAGCAAGTGGAAAGCGTGCTGGTAGATTGGGGGCAATCCGAAGGCGCGTGA